From Quercus lobata isolate SW786 chromosome 1, ValleyOak3.0 Primary Assembly, whole genome shotgun sequence, one genomic window encodes:
- the LOC115976155 gene encoding lysine-specific demethylase JMJ30 isoform X2: MADKLETPTLDAESATLLHAISEHGGYAYVSMATLAAEAGDPRAAEAALEMAWEQLHSGPWHSVLPVWRDAYSMACLHVARLHFSNGELSEALRVLDMGLIMGGSLLRKDLDSAVEKVSAVARDSTVSDQSSDRRLVRHELDQEEVLRSLPIKSLSCKIVVKRPALSLEGFLREYFLSGSPVIISDCMAHWPARTKWNDLDYLKRVAGDRTVPVEVGKNYLCSQWKQELITFSQFLARIEANNCSDNPTYLAQHPLFDQISELRKDICVPDYCFTGGGELRPLNAWFGPAGTVTPLHHDPHHNILAQVVGKKYIRLYSASVSEELYPYTETMLKNSSQVDLDNIDETQFPKVHDLEFQDCILEEVTWKSRQNPRGGY, encoded by the exons atggCGGATAAGCTGGAGACTCCAACGCTAGACGCGGAGAGCGCCACGCTCCTCCACGCGATCTCGGAGCACGGAGGCTACGCGTACGTGAGCATGGCGACGCTGGCTGCGGAGGCAGGAGACCCACGCGCGGCTGAGGCGGCGCTTGAGATGGCGTGGGAGCAGCTCCACTCTGGTCCCTGGCATTCTGTGCTGCCGGTGTGGCGGGACGCGTACTCAATGGCGTGCCTCCACGTGGCGAGGCTCCACTTCTCCAACGGTGAGCTCAGTGAGGCGCTTAGGGTTTTGGATATGGGCCTCATCATGGGCGGTTCGCTCCTCCGTAAGGACCTTGACTCCGCCGTCGAAAAGGTCTCCGCCGTAGCAAGGGACTCCACGGTTTCCGATCAAAGTTCTGATCGTCGATTAGTTCGCCATGAACTCGATCAAGAGGAG GTGCTTCGGTCTTTACCCATTAAGTCTCTGTCTTGTAAAATTGTGGTAAAGAGGCCTGCTCTATCTTTGGAGGGGTTCCTTCGTGAATATTTTCTATCAGGTTCTCCAGTTATTATTAGTGACTGTATGGCTCATTGGCCAGCCAGGACAAAGTGGAATGACTTGGATTATCTAAAAAGGGTTGCTGGAGACCGCACAGTTCCAGTTGAG GTTGGCAAAAACTATTTATGCTCACAGTGGAAGCAAGAGCTTATCACATTTTCACAGTTTCTTGCAAGGATTGAGGCAAACAACTGTTCTGACAACCCTACATATCTCGCCCAACATCCGTTGTTTGATCAG ATAAGTGAGTTACGGAAGGACATTTGTGTTCCTGACTATTGTTTTACTGGGGGTGGGGAGCTGAGGCCTCTTAATGCCTGGTTTGGTCCAGCTGGGACAGTAACACCGTTGCACCATGATCCACATCATAATATACTTGCTCAG GTCGTCGGCAAAAAGTATATAAGGCTTTATTCTGCTTCAGTGTCAGAGGAACTTTACCCTTACACTGAAACCATGCTTAAAAATTCAAGCCAG GTTGATCTAGACAACATAGACGAGACGCAGTTTCCAAAGGTGCATGACTTAGAATTTCAAGACTGCATTTTAGAGGAAG TGACTTGGAAGTCGAGGCAAAACCCAAGAGGGGGTTATTAG
- the LOC115976155 gene encoding lysine-specific demethylase JMJ30 isoform X1, with protein MADKLETPTLDAESATLLHAISEHGGYAYVSMATLAAEAGDPRAAEAALEMAWEQLHSGPWHSVLPVWRDAYSMACLHVARLHFSNGELSEALRVLDMGLIMGGSLLRKDLDSAVEKVSAVARDSTVSDQSSDRRLVRHELDQEEVLRSLPIKSLSCKIVVKRPALSLEGFLREYFLSGSPVIISDCMAHWPARTKWNDLDYLKRVAGDRTVPVEVGKNYLCSQWKQELITFSQFLARIEANNCSDNPTYLAQHPLFDQISELRKDICVPDYCFTGGGELRPLNAWFGPAGTVTPLHHDPHHNILAQVVGKKYIRLYSASVSEELYPYTETMLKNSSQVDLDNIDETQFPKVHDLEFQDCILEEGEMLYIPPKWWHYVRSLTPSLSVSFWWSDIQN; from the exons atggCGGATAAGCTGGAGACTCCAACGCTAGACGCGGAGAGCGCCACGCTCCTCCACGCGATCTCGGAGCACGGAGGCTACGCGTACGTGAGCATGGCGACGCTGGCTGCGGAGGCAGGAGACCCACGCGCGGCTGAGGCGGCGCTTGAGATGGCGTGGGAGCAGCTCCACTCTGGTCCCTGGCATTCTGTGCTGCCGGTGTGGCGGGACGCGTACTCAATGGCGTGCCTCCACGTGGCGAGGCTCCACTTCTCCAACGGTGAGCTCAGTGAGGCGCTTAGGGTTTTGGATATGGGCCTCATCATGGGCGGTTCGCTCCTCCGTAAGGACCTTGACTCCGCCGTCGAAAAGGTCTCCGCCGTAGCAAGGGACTCCACGGTTTCCGATCAAAGTTCTGATCGTCGATTAGTTCGCCATGAACTCGATCAAGAGGAG GTGCTTCGGTCTTTACCCATTAAGTCTCTGTCTTGTAAAATTGTGGTAAAGAGGCCTGCTCTATCTTTGGAGGGGTTCCTTCGTGAATATTTTCTATCAGGTTCTCCAGTTATTATTAGTGACTGTATGGCTCATTGGCCAGCCAGGACAAAGTGGAATGACTTGGATTATCTAAAAAGGGTTGCTGGAGACCGCACAGTTCCAGTTGAG GTTGGCAAAAACTATTTATGCTCACAGTGGAAGCAAGAGCTTATCACATTTTCACAGTTTCTTGCAAGGATTGAGGCAAACAACTGTTCTGACAACCCTACATATCTCGCCCAACATCCGTTGTTTGATCAG ATAAGTGAGTTACGGAAGGACATTTGTGTTCCTGACTATTGTTTTACTGGGGGTGGGGAGCTGAGGCCTCTTAATGCCTGGTTTGGTCCAGCTGGGACAGTAACACCGTTGCACCATGATCCACATCATAATATACTTGCTCAG GTCGTCGGCAAAAAGTATATAAGGCTTTATTCTGCTTCAGTGTCAGAGGAACTTTACCCTTACACTGAAACCATGCTTAAAAATTCAAGCCAG GTTGATCTAGACAACATAGACGAGACGCAGTTTCCAAAGGTGCATGACTTAGAATTTCAAGACTGCATTTTAGAGGAAGGTGAGATGCTTTATATCCCGCCCAAATGGTGGCACTACGTGCGATCTTTGACCCCAAGTTTGTCAGTTAGCTTTTGGTGGAGTGACATTCAAAATTGA